From a region of the Falco peregrinus isolate bFalPer1 chromosome 5, bFalPer1.pri, whole genome shotgun sequence genome:
- the LOC114011094 gene encoding uncharacterized protein LOC114011094, with protein sequence MGVSNAGPLAATAPPSWQPGSLDPPSAPGPPQQPAASQPASSPGLTTAIGIAVTAATTITAATAVTTATTITATTTSPALLRDVGTVTPEPGATVLQRDVTGLTGGPPTPLPTVMSGSPQQPTDPPGTLGHRGSPGSPPAAGDTGLVRLPSSPRERPDADTPPVTPAAAGRAPRVFIVEDQPPLLRASLLRIPCELVLDMGFVPALQDPTSREHRGLLHSFNRTVSPLFMSLPGFLRLEVTGIREGSVVLQYDALFAAERVQAPGLGALLNAVLGSSSARPGLVVGAAPVLRNVALERPLDPCAALFACRAGFACVAGADGNATCTSLCHRGYCKNHGICTHPPDHQPLCQCPAGSDFWFMGLRCDYRVTQQSLLGVAAGVLLSIVLLGAVVATVAIRRFKMLLLEARADQTRSSYRRFCRLDDVSAQYWSYSWLPSASSLDNPAFSNSEELLHLQILDNSCCSCREDSGITNNAKQRPAPVARPACRPSFPYDWDTSSSSMNDPMVDSGKASDISVSSWPMEPIQWTPFPLLHQLSRQRPHKARRPHSYCEGMELVNLERSWTA encoded by the exons ATGGGGGTGAGCAATGCTGGGCCCTTGGCAGCCACTGCCCCGCCgagctggcagccaggcagcctggaccccccctcagcccctgggcccccccagcagccagctgcgTCCCAGCCTGCGTCTTCCCCGGGGCTGACCACTGCTATTGGCATCGCTGTCACTGCCGCCACCACCATcacagctgccactgctgtcaccactgccaccaccatcacagccaccaccaccagcccagcactgctcaggGATGTGGGGACAGTCACACCGGAGCCTGGTGCCACTGTACTGCAGAGGGATGTGACGGGGCTGACGGGGGGGCCCCCAACTCCTCTGCCCACCGTGATGTCAGGgtccccccagcagcccaccgACCCCCCCGGCACCCTGGGCCATCGTGGGAGCCCCGGgtcccccccagctgctggtgacACAGGCCTGGTCCGGCTGCCGAGCAGCCCCAGAGAGCGGCCGGATGCTGACACCCCCCCGGTGACACCGGCTGCGGCAGGCAGGGCCCCGCGCGTGTTCATCGTGGAGGATCAGCCACCCCTCCTGAGAG CATCGCTCCTCCGCATCCCCTGCGAGCTGGTGCTGGACATGGGGTTCGTCCCCGCCCTGCAGGACCCCACATCCCGCGAGCACCGGGGTCTGCTGCACAGCTTCAACCGGACG GTCTCGCCCCTCTTCATGTCGCTGCCCGGGTTCCTGCGGCTGGAGGTGACGGGGATCAG GGAGGGCAGCGTGGTGCTGCAGTACGACGCGCTGTTTGCGGCGGAGCGGGTGCAGGCGCCGGGGCTGGGCGCGCTCCTCAACGCcgtgctgggctccagcagtgcccggccagggctggtggtgggggCTGCCCCCGTCCTGCGCAACGTGGCTCTGG AACGGCCACTGGATCCCTGTGCCGCACTCTTCGCCTGCCGGGCCGGCTTCGCCTGCGTGGCTGGGGCAGACGGCAACGCCACGTGCACCTCCCTGTGCCACCGCGGCTACTGCAAGAACCACGGCATCTGCACCCACCCGCCGGAccaccagcccctctgcca GTGCCCGGCCGGCAGCGATTTCTGGTTCATGGGGCTGCGCTGCGACTACCGCGTGACACAGCAGAGCCTGCTTGGCGTGGCCGCGGGCGTCCTGCTCAGCATCGTCCTCCTGGGCGCCGTCGTCGCCACTGTCGCCATCCGCCGCttcaagatgctgctgctggaggccaGGGCAGACCAGACCCGCAGCAG CTACCGGCGGTTCTGCCGGCTGGACGACGTCTCGGCCCAGTACTGGTCGTACTCCTGGCTGCCCTCGGCCAGCTCGCTGGACAACCCGGCCTTCAGCAACTCGGAGGAGCTGCTGCACCTGCAGATCTTGGacaacagctgctgcagctgccggGAGGACTCCGGCATCACCAACAACGCCAAGCAGCGTCCCGCGCCAGTCGCCCGCCCGGCGTGCCGGCCCAG TTTCCCTTACGACTGGGACACAAGTTCTAGCAGCATGAACGATCCCATGGTGGACTCTGGAAAAGCCAGCGATATCTCGGTGTCCAGCTGGCCCATGGAGCCCATCCAGTGGAcaccctttcccctcctccatcAGCTGTCCAGGCAGCGACCG CACAAAGCCAGACGGCCTCATTCGTACTGCGAGGGGATGGAACTGGTCAACCTGGAGAGGAGCTGGACAGCCTGA